The following are encoded in a window of Rissa tridactyla isolate bRisTri1 chromosome 3, bRisTri1.patW.cur.20221130, whole genome shotgun sequence genomic DNA:
- the FYN gene encoding tyrosine-protein kinase Fyn isoform X1, giving the protein MGCVQCKDKEATKLTDERDGSLTQSSGYRYGTDPTPQHYPSFGVTSIPNYNNFHATGGQGLTVFGGVNSSSHTGTLRTRGGTGVTLFVALYDYEARTEDDLSFHKGEKFQILNSSEGDWWEARSLTTGETGYIPSNYVAPVDSIQAEEWYFGKLGRKDAERQLLSFGNPRGTFLIRESETTKGAYSLSIRDWDDMKGDHVKHYKIRKLDNGGYYITTRAQFETLQQLVQHYSERAAGLCCRLVVPCHKGMPRLTDLSVKTKDVWEIPRESLQLIKRLGNGQFGEVWMGTWNGNTKVAIKTLKPGTMSPESFLEEAQIMKKLKHDKLVQLYAVVSEEPIYIVTEYMSKGSLLDFLKDGEGRALKLPNLVDMAAQVAAGMAYIERMNYIHRDLRSANILVGNGLICKIADFGLARLIEDNEYTARQGAKFPIKWTAPEAALYGRFTIKSDVWSFGILLTELVTKGRVPYPGMNNREVLEQVERGYRMPCPQDCPISLHELMIHCWKKDPEERPTFEYLQGFLEDYFTATEPQYQPGDNL; this is encoded by the exons ATGGGCTGTGTGCAATGTAAGGATAAAGAAGCAACAAAACTGACTGACGAGAGGGATGGCAGTTTAACTCAAAGCTCAGGCTACCGCTATGGGACAGATCCCACGCCACAGCACTATCCTAGCTTTGGTGTGACTTCAATCCCAAACTACAACAACTTCCATGCCACAGGAGGCCAAGGACTGACTGTGTTTGGTGGAGTCAATTCCTCCTCTCATACAGGGACGCTGCGTACAAGAGGAGGAACAG GTGTAACTCTTTTTGTGGCGCTTTATGACTATGAAGCAAGAACAGAGGATGACTTGAGTtttcacaaaggagaaaaatttcAAATACTTAACAGCTC GGAAGGAGACTGGTGGGAGGCCCGGTCCTTGACAACAGGCGAAACTGGTTACATTCCCAGTAATTATGTGGCTCCAGTCGATTCCATCCAAGCAGAgga GTGGTACTTTGGCAAACTTGGCCGAAAAGATGCTGAGAGGCAGCTGTTGTCATTTGGAAACCCCAGAGGTACCTTCCTGATCCGGGAAAGTGAAACTACCAAAG GTGCCTATTCCCTGTCTATTCGAGACTGGGATGATATGAAAGGAGATCATGTCAAACATTATAAGATTCGTAAACTTGACAATGGTGGATATTATATCACAACTCGGGCACAATTTGAAACTCTTCAGCAGCTGGTTCAGCATTATTCAG AGAGAGCTGCAGGTCTTTGCTGCCGCTTAGTAGTCCCCTGTCATAAAGGAATGCCAAGGCTTACTGATCTGTCTGTCAAAACCAAAGATGTCTGGGAAATTCCACGAGAATCCCTACAGTTGATCAAGAGACTGGGAAATGGGCAGTTTGGGGAAGTATGGATGG GTACGTGGAACGGAAATACTAAAGTGGCTATCAAGACCCTGAAGCCTGGCACTATGTCTCCAGAATCCTTCTTAGAGGAAGCCCAAATCATGAAGAAGCTAAAACATGACAAACTGGTCCAACTTTATGCTGTGGTATCTGAAGAACCTATCTATATTGTCACAGAGTACATGAGCAAAG GGAGTTTGCTAGATTTCTTAaaagatggagaaggaagagCTCTGAAGTTACCAAATTTGGTGGACATGGCAGCCCAG GTGGCTGCAGGAATGGCGTACATCGAGCGAATGAATTACATACACAGAGATCTGAGGTCTGCAAACATTCTGGTCGGGAATGGCCTAATATGCAAGATTGCTGACTTTGGATTGGCAAGGCTGATTGAAGACAACGAATATACGGCCAGACAAG GTGCAAAGTTTCCCATTAAATGGACTGCACCAGAAGCAGCATTGTATGGAAGGTTCACAATAAAGTCAGATGTGTGGTCTTTTGGCATCCTACTGACAGAGCTGGTAACAAAAGGGAGAGTGCCATACCCAG GCATGAATAACCGTGAAGTCTTGGAGCAAGTAGAGCGTGGTTATCGGATGCCATGTCCTCAGGACTGTCCCATCTCCTTGCACGAGCTTATGATCCACTGCTGGAAAAAAGACCCGGAGGAGCGCCCAACTTTCGAATATTTGCAGGGTTTCCTTGAAGACTACTTCACTGCAACAGAACCCCAGTACCAGCCCGGCGACAACCTGTAA
- the FYN gene encoding tyrosine-protein kinase Fyn isoform X2 yields the protein MGCVQCKDKEATKLTDERDGSLTQSSGYRYGTDPTPQHYPSFGVTSIPNYNNFHATGGQGLTVFGGVNSSSHTGTLRTRGGTGVTLFVALYDYEARTEDDLSFHKGEKFQILNSSEGDWWEARSLTTGETGYIPSNYVAPVDSIQAEEWYFGKLGRKDAERQLLSFGNPRGTFLIRESETTKGAYSLSIRDWDDMKGDHVKHYKIRKLDNGGYYITTRAQFETLQQLVQHYSEKADGLCFNLTVIATNNTPQTVGLAKDAWEVARDSLFLEQKLGQGCFAEVWRGTWNGNTKVAIKTLKPGTMSPESFLEEAQIMKKLKHDKLVQLYAVVSEEPIYIVTEYMSKGSLLDFLKDGEGRALKLPNLVDMAAQVAAGMAYIERMNYIHRDLRSANILVGNGLICKIADFGLARLIEDNEYTARQGAKFPIKWTAPEAALYGRFTIKSDVWSFGILLTELVTKGRVPYPGMNNREVLEQVERGYRMPCPQDCPISLHELMIHCWKKDPEERPTFEYLQGFLEDYFTATEPQYQPGDNL from the exons ATGGGCTGTGTGCAATGTAAGGATAAAGAAGCAACAAAACTGACTGACGAGAGGGATGGCAGTTTAACTCAAAGCTCAGGCTACCGCTATGGGACAGATCCCACGCCACAGCACTATCCTAGCTTTGGTGTGACTTCAATCCCAAACTACAACAACTTCCATGCCACAGGAGGCCAAGGACTGACTGTGTTTGGTGGAGTCAATTCCTCCTCTCATACAGGGACGCTGCGTACAAGAGGAGGAACAG GTGTAACTCTTTTTGTGGCGCTTTATGACTATGAAGCAAGAACAGAGGATGACTTGAGTtttcacaaaggagaaaaatttcAAATACTTAACAGCTC GGAAGGAGACTGGTGGGAGGCCCGGTCCTTGACAACAGGCGAAACTGGTTACATTCCCAGTAATTATGTGGCTCCAGTCGATTCCATCCAAGCAGAgga GTGGTACTTTGGCAAACTTGGCCGAAAAGATGCTGAGAGGCAGCTGTTGTCATTTGGAAACCCCAGAGGTACCTTCCTGATCCGGGAAAGTGAAACTACCAAAG GTGCCTATTCCCTGTCTATTCGAGACTGGGATGATATGAAAGGAGATCATGTCAAACATTATAAGATTCGTAAACTTGACAATGGTGGATATTATATCACAACTCGGGCACAATTTGAAACTCTTCAGCAGCTGGTTCAGCATTATTCAG AGAAAGCTGATGGTTTGTGTTTTAACTTAACTGTGATTGCTACGAATAATACCCCACAAACTGTTGGATTGGCTAAAGATGCATGGGAAGTTGCACGTGATTCATTATTTCTGGAACAGAAGCTTGGTCAGGGGTGTTTCGCTGAAGTGTGGCGTG GTACGTGGAACGGAAATACTAAAGTGGCTATCAAGACCCTGAAGCCTGGCACTATGTCTCCAGAATCCTTCTTAGAGGAAGCCCAAATCATGAAGAAGCTAAAACATGACAAACTGGTCCAACTTTATGCTGTGGTATCTGAAGAACCTATCTATATTGTCACAGAGTACATGAGCAAAG GGAGTTTGCTAGATTTCTTAaaagatggagaaggaagagCTCTGAAGTTACCAAATTTGGTGGACATGGCAGCCCAG GTGGCTGCAGGAATGGCGTACATCGAGCGAATGAATTACATACACAGAGATCTGAGGTCTGCAAACATTCTGGTCGGGAATGGCCTAATATGCAAGATTGCTGACTTTGGATTGGCAAGGCTGATTGAAGACAACGAATATACGGCCAGACAAG GTGCAAAGTTTCCCATTAAATGGACTGCACCAGAAGCAGCATTGTATGGAAGGTTCACAATAAAGTCAGATGTGTGGTCTTTTGGCATCCTACTGACAGAGCTGGTAACAAAAGGGAGAGTGCCATACCCAG GCATGAATAACCGTGAAGTCTTGGAGCAAGTAGAGCGTGGTTATCGGATGCCATGTCCTCAGGACTGTCCCATCTCCTTGCACGAGCTTATGATCCACTGCTGGAAAAAAGACCCGGAGGAGCGCCCAACTTTCGAATATTTGCAGGGTTTCCTTGAAGACTACTTCACTGCAACAGAACCCCAGTACCAGCCCGGCGACAACCTGTAA